The proteins below come from a single Paracoccus sp. SCSIO 75233 genomic window:
- a CDS encoding thymidylate synthase has protein sequence MQQYHDALRTILEHGEDSTDRTGTGTLSYFGMQCRYPLADGFPLVTTKKLHLRSIIHELLWFLAGDTNIGYLKDNKVSIWDEWADENGDLGPVYGHQWRRFPALEPSGEVRDGRPLFFARSVDQIADLVENIRKSPDSRRLIVSAWNPGEVPDMALPPCHTLWQVRIIGRKMHLQLYQRSADMFLGVPFNIASYALLLAMLAHVTGYEAGDFVHTIGDAHIYSNHMDQVKTQLARQPKPLPELRIAREVGSIFDFRYEDFEFLNYDPDPAIKAPVAV, from the coding sequence ATGCAGCAATATCACGATGCGCTGAGGACGATCCTCGAACATGGCGAAGACTCGACCGACCGCACCGGCACCGGCACGCTGTCCTATTTCGGGATGCAGTGCCGCTATCCGCTGGCCGACGGGTTTCCGCTGGTGACGACGAAGAAGCTGCATCTGCGCTCCATCATCCATGAATTGCTGTGGTTCCTCGCCGGGGACACGAATATCGGCTATCTGAAGGACAACAAGGTCTCGATCTGGGATGAATGGGCGGATGAGAACGGCGATCTCGGTCCCGTCTACGGCCATCAGTGGCGGCGTTTCCCGGCGCTTGAACCGAGTGGCGAGGTCAGGGACGGACGCCCCCTGTTCTTTGCCCGCTCCGTCGATCAGATTGCCGATCTGGTGGAAAATATCCGCAAAAGCCCCGACAGCCGCCGCCTGATCGTCTCCGCCTGGAACCCGGGCGAGGTGCCGGATATGGCGCTGCCGCCCTGCCACACGCTCTGGCAGGTGCGGATCATCGGGCGGAAAATGCATCTCCAGCTTTATCAGCGGTCGGCCGATATGTTCCTCGGCGTGCCGTTCAATATCGCATCTTACGCGCTGCTGCTGGCGATGCTGGCCCATGTCACCGGCTACGAGGCGGGGGATTTCGTCCATACCATCGGGGACGCGCATATCTATTCCAACCATATGGATCAGGTGAAAACCCAGCTTGCGCGCCAACCCAAGCCGCTGCCGGAGTTGCGGATCGCCCGTGAGGTCGGCTCCATCTTCGATTTCCGTTATGAGGATTTCGAGTTTCTGAACTACGATCCCGACCCGGCGATCAAGGCCCCGGTGGCGGTCTGA
- a CDS encoding dihydrofolate reductase, with protein sequence MLSLIVARDRNGAIGRDGNIPWHIPEDLAFFKRETLGGALIMGRRTWESLPFKPLKNRLNLVVSSTLDLPEHVVPDAETAIETAQRQGYARIYGIGGAGIYRELLPRADRLLISEVDLSVDDPDTFFPAIEATDWRRGAEITLRADGPPCIAVEYLRIR encoded by the coding sequence ATGCTCAGCCTGATCGTCGCGCGCGACCGGAACGGGGCGATTGGCCGGGACGGGAATATTCCGTGGCACATCCCCGAAGACTTGGCGTTCTTCAAGCGGGAGACCCTTGGCGGCGCGCTGATCATGGGGCGGCGGACATGGGAGAGCCTGCCGTTCAAGCCGCTGAAGAACCGGCTGAACCTTGTCGTGTCCTCGACGCTGGATCTGCCTGAACATGTCGTGCCTGATGCCGAAACTGCGATAGAGACCGCGCAGCGTCAGGGTTATGCCCGTATCTATGGCATTGGCGGGGCGGGCATCTATCGCGAGCTGCTGCCACGCGCCGACCGGCTGCTGATCAGCGAGGTCGATCTCAGCGTCGACGACCCCGACACGTTCTTTCCCGCGATTGAGGCAACCGACTGGAGGCGGGGGGCGGAGATCACGCTGCGCGCCGATGGCCCGCCTTGCATTGCCGTCGAATATCTGCGGATCAGGTAA
- a CDS encoding MarR family winged helix-turn-helix transcriptional regulator — translation MKALMPIADREMERDQTDAYFQSLQLLERLHRLMLDLVKDEFERVGKCDLTPVQGLLLYHLGEAEVSAGELRSRGMYQGSNVSYNLKKLVTMGYVHHERSDQDRRAIRVRLTPEGQEMRAVIRQLFARHAEALSMGGVLDDPPLDRVNRQWQRVERYWTEQIRYIY, via the coding sequence ATGAAAGCTCTTATGCCCATAGCGGATCGCGAGATGGAGCGCGATCAGACCGATGCTTATTTCCAGTCGCTGCAATTGCTGGAGCGGTTGCACCGGCTGATGCTCGATCTGGTCAAGGACGAGTTTGAACGTGTGGGAAAATGCGACCTGACCCCGGTGCAGGGGTTGCTGCTCTACCATCTGGGCGAGGCGGAGGTGTCCGCGGGGGAGTTGCGATCGCGCGGCATGTATCAGGGTTCCAACGTGTCTTATAACCTGAAGAAGCTCGTCACGATGGGCTATGTCCATCATGAGCGCAGCGATCAGGACCGGCGCGCCATCCGCGTGCGGCTGACCCCGGAAGGGCAGGAGATGCGGGCGGTGATCCGGCAGCTCTTCGCCCGCCATGCAGAGGCGCTGTCGATGGGCGGGGTGCTGGACGATCCGCCGCTGGACCGGGTGAACCGTCAATGGCAGCGGGTCGAACGCTACTGGACCGAACAGATCCGGTATATCTACTGA
- a CDS encoding pyrimidine 5'-nucleotidase yields the protein MEFAHIDTWIFDLDNTLYPAEAALFAQIETRMTAHLQRVLGVEAAEADRLRIHYWRDYGTTLAGLMAEHDIDPHEYLLDVHDIDFSVLSPAPELAAAIAALPGRKIVHTNADSHYAGKVLSQLQLAGFEAVIGIEEVGFHPKPDPRAYAAVMAECRFDPEKAVMFEDDPRNLEVPFGLGMQTVLVGDGRAGPDQISPGKAPAAHVRHRTRDLAGFLRALV from the coding sequence ATGGAATTCGCGCATATCGACACCTGGATCTTCGATCTCGACAACACGCTGTACCCGGCGGAGGCAGCGCTTTTCGCGCAGATCGAGACGCGGATGACCGCCCATCTCCAGCGGGTTCTGGGCGTGGAGGCGGCAGAGGCCGACCGGCTGCGCATTCATTACTGGCGCGATTACGGCACCACGCTGGCCGGGTTGATGGCCGAACATGACATTGATCCGCATGAATATCTGCTGGACGTCCACGATATCGATTTTTCGGTTCTCTCCCCCGCCCCGGAGCTGGCGGCGGCCATTGCCGCGCTGCCGGGGCGCAAGATCGTCCACACCAATGCGGATTCGCATTACGCGGGCAAGGTGCTGAGCCAGCTTCAGCTTGCCGGGTTCGAGGCCGTGATCGGAATCGAAGAGGTCGGATTTCATCCAAAACCCGATCCGCGCGCTTATGCCGCAGTGATGGCGGAATGCCGCTTCGATCCGGAAAAAGCCGTTATGTTCGAGGACGATCCGCGCAACCTTGAAGTCCCGTTCGGGCTGGGCATGCAGACGGTTCTGGTCGGTGACGGCCGCGCCGGACCGGACCAGATCAGCCCCGGCAAGGCCCCCGCTGCGCATGTACGACACCGGACCCGCGACCTTGCGGGCTTCCTGCGGGCGCTTGTCTGA
- a CDS encoding 3-hydroxybutyrate dehydrogenase, with protein MFENVLNGKTAVVTGSNSGIGLGIARELAKAGASVVLNSYTDDEADHKLADEIGAEFGVTARYIQADMSKADQCRALIEKAGTCDILINNAGIQHVAPIPEFPQGKWDAIIAINLSSAFHTTAAALPMMRKSGWGRVINIASAHGLTASPFKSAYVAAKHGVVGLTKVTALETAQEPITANAICPGYVLTPLVEAQIPDTMKEYNMSREDVVKNVLLERQPSKEFATVEQMGGTAIFLCSDAAAQITGTTISVDGGWTAL; from the coding sequence ATGTTCGAGAATGTTCTGAATGGTAAAACGGCGGTCGTGACGGGGTCAAACTCCGGTATCGGGCTTGGCATCGCGCGTGAACTGGCGAAGGCCGGGGCCTCGGTCGTGCTGAACAGCTACACCGATGACGAGGCAGATCATAAGCTGGCCGACGAAATCGGGGCGGAGTTCGGCGTCACCGCGCGCTATATTCAGGCCGATATGTCCAAGGCCGATCAGTGCCGTGCCCTAATCGAGAAGGCCGGGACCTGCGACATCCTGATCAACAATGCCGGCATCCAGCATGTCGCGCCGATCCCGGAATTCCCGCAAGGCAAATGGGATGCGATCATTGCGATCAACCTGTCCTCCGCCTTTCACACCACGGCGGCGGCGCTGCCGATGATGCGCAAATCCGGCTGGGGCCGGGTCATCAATATCGCCTCTGCCCACGGGCTGACCGCCTCGCCGTTCAAATCCGCCTATGTCGCCGCAAAACACGGTGTCGTCGGGCTGACCAAGGTGACGGCGCTTGAAACCGCGCAGGAACCCATCACCGCCAACGCGATCTGCCCCGGCTATGTGCTGACCCCGCTGGTCGAGGCGCAGATCCCGGACACGATGAAGGAATACAATATGTCGCGCGAGGACGTGGTGAAGAACGTCCTGCTGGAGCGTCAGCCGTCGAAGGAATTCGCCACGGTCGAACAGATGGGCGGCACGGCGATTTTCCTGTGCAGCGACGCGGCGGCCCAGATCACCGGCACGACGATCAGCGTCGATGGCGGCTGGACCGCATTGTAA
- a CDS encoding VOC family protein, which produces MPLRYLHTMVRVKDLEKSMEFYRLLGLEETRRIENEKGRFSLIFMAPPGQEECPVELTYNWDGDDGLPSDSRHFGHLAYRVDNIYEACQKLMDAGVTINRPPRDGHMAFVRSPDNISIELLQEGEHLPPQEPWASMENTGHW; this is translated from the coding sequence ATGCCGCTACGCTATCTGCATACGATGGTCCGGGTGAAGGATCTTGAGAAATCAATGGAATTCTACCGGCTTCTGGGGCTGGAGGAGACGCGCCGGATCGAGAATGAAAAGGGCCGGTTCTCGCTCATCTTCATGGCCCCTCCCGGTCAGGAGGAATGCCCGGTCGAACTGACCTATAACTGGGACGGCGATGACGGGCTGCCGTCGGACAGCCGCCATTTCGGTCATCTCGCCTACCGGGTCGATAATATCTACGAGGCTTGCCAGAAGCTGATGGATGCCGGCGTGACCATCAACCGCCCGCCGCGCGACGGTCACATGGCATTCGTGCGCAGCCCCGACAATATCTCGATCGAGTTGCTGCAGGAGGGCGAACACCTGCCCCCGCAGGAGCCCTGGGCCAGCATGGAAAATACCGGCCACTGGTAA
- a CDS encoding TRAP transporter small permease subunit gives MLRLADRLDAINRITGQTVRWLALLLLAAQFAIVLLRYVFGIGAIWADEIVLYTHASLFMLASGYTLLMDRHVRVDIFYAKWSPRGKSMLDLAGHCLLLLPSLAVIAWWSWPSIRASWAIREGAISVGGLPFSYLLKSLTLGFCALLAIQGVALILRDLVRLSGKEGTPDA, from the coding sequence ATGCTGAGGCTGGCGGACCGTCTGGACGCGATCAATCGGATCACCGGCCAGACGGTTCGCTGGCTGGCGCTGCTGCTGCTGGCGGCGCAGTTTGCCATTGTGCTGCTGCGCTATGTCTTCGGGATCGGCGCGATCTGGGCGGATGAGATCGTGCTTTATACCCATGCGAGCCTGTTCATGCTGGCCTCCGGCTATACGCTGCTGATGGACCGGCATGTACGGGTGGATATTTTCTATGCGAAATGGTCGCCACGCGGGAAATCCATGCTGGATCTGGCGGGGCATTGCCTGCTGCTGCTGCCCAGCCTTGCCGTGATCGCGTGGTGGAGCTGGCCGTCGATCCGCGCCTCATGGGCGATCCGGGAGGGGGCGATTTCCGTGGGCGGGCTGCCGTTTTCCTATCTGCTGAAATCGCTGACACTGGGGTTTTGCGCGCTGCTCGCCATACAGGGGGTCGCGCTGATCCTGCGCGATCTGGTGCGGCTGAGCGGCAAGGAAGGGACGCCTGATGCTTGA
- a CDS encoding pyridoxal phosphate-dependent aminotransferase, translated as MAFLSDAIARIKPSPTVAMTGRVADLKAAGRDIIGLSAGEPDFDTPEHIRAAAKAAIDAGKTRYTAVDGIAELKAAISEKFSSDNGLDYAPEQISVGTGGKQILFNALLATVNPGDEVIIPAPYWVSYPDIVALAGGVPVVVPCPADQGFRLSADALRQAITPRTKWVILNSPSNPTGAAYGAAEMRALTDVLMDNPHVWVLADDIYEHLVFDGFRFVTPAEVEPGLIDRTLTMNGVSKAYAMTGWRIGYGAGPRELIRAMAKLQSQSTSNPCTVSQYAALAALTGPQDYIATSRAAFQRRRDLVVAGLNECAGIDCPTPQGAFYVYPSIAGLIGKSSAGGVRITDDETFANALLDEAGVAVVFGAAFGLSPHFRVSYAASDEMLGEAISRIRAFCDGCA; from the coding sequence ATGGCTTTCCTTTCCGACGCAATCGCCCGCATCAAGCCTTCGCCGACCGTGGCCATGACCGGCCGGGTGGCGGATCTGAAGGCAGCGGGGCGCGATATTATCGGACTGTCAGCGGGGGAGCCGGATTTCGACACGCCCGAACATATCCGCGCCGCAGCGAAAGCCGCCATCGACGCCGGGAAAACCCGCTACACCGCCGTCGACGGCATTGCAGAGCTGAAGGCGGCGATCAGCGAGAAATTTTCTAGCGATAACGGGCTGGACTACGCCCCGGAGCAGATCAGCGTCGGGACCGGCGGCAAGCAGATCCTGTTCAACGCGCTTCTGGCGACGGTCAATCCCGGTGATGAGGTCATTATCCCCGCGCCCTACTGGGTCAGCTATCCCGACATCGTGGCGCTTGCGGGTGGGGTGCCGGTCGTGGTGCCCTGCCCTGCCGATCAGGGATTCCGGCTCAGCGCCGATGCGCTGCGTCAGGCGATCACGCCGCGCACGAAATGGGTGATCCTGAATTCCCCCTCCAACCCGACAGGTGCCGCCTATGGCGCGGCAGAGATGCGCGCCCTGACCGATGTGCTGATGGACAACCCGCATGTCTGGGTGCTGGCGGATGATATTTACGAACATCTGGTGTTCGACGGCTTCCGCTTCGTCACCCCAGCCGAGGTGGAGCCGGGGCTGATCGACCGCACGCTGACCATGAACGGCGTCAGCAAGGCCTACGCCATGACCGGCTGGCGGATCGGGTATGGCGCGGGACCGCGCGAATTGATCCGCGCAATGGCCAAGCTGCAATCGCAATCCACCTCCAACCCCTGCACGGTCAGCCAATATGCCGCGCTCGCCGCGCTGACCGGGCCGCAGGATTACATCGCCACCTCTCGCGCCGCATTCCAGCGTCGCCGCGATCTGGTTGTGGCCGGGCTGAACGAATGCGCGGGCATCGACTGCCCGACCCCGCAGGGCGCGTTCTATGTCTACCCGTCGATTGCCGGGCTGATCGGCAAGAGCTCTGCCGGGGGTGTGCGGATTACCGATGACGAGACCTTTGCGAATGCGCTTCTGGACGAGGCAGGCGTGGCGGTCGTCTTCGGCGCGGCATTCGGGCTGTCGCCGCATTTCCGGGTCAGCTACGCCGCGAGCGACGAGATGCTGGGCGAGGCGATCAGCCGCATCAGGGCATTCTGCGACGGCTGCGCCTGA
- a CDS encoding TRAP transporter large permease subunit, translating into MLDLWMIAALIVGIVLGYPVAFTISGIAVLFAGIGWLTGGFDAALFGAIGQRFFGVMTNRTLIAIPLFVMMGVILQRSGIAERLLETMARMFGHRRGGLGISVVLVGALLAASTGIVGATVIAMGMIALPTMIRNGYDVPLACGTVCTAGTLGQIIPPSTLLIILSDVMSSAYQQAQYAQGKFSIQTISVGQTFAAAMLPGLAIVGIYLIYLIARAWLRPQDMPPVIDEAGRPGAGEIMAAVVPPIALIVAVLGAILGGIATPTEAGAVGAAGALLLAGRHAGMPAWQFWLGFCALLALAIAAGVAPVRLQRSDLTQTQQMLGYLYAALALISMLVLALAAWRIRLGGMLSAVVTETATVSAMIFATILMAGMFSLVFIGLGGEDRLADLLERMPGGPTGALLFTMGLIFLLGFFLDFVEISVILLPLVVPVLITMGHDPVWLAVLIAINLQTSFLTPPFGFSLFYLRGAAPPEVTTGQIYRGVAPFLFLQALAVAVVWLIPIIATWLPGWLYG; encoded by the coding sequence ATGCTTGATCTGTGGATGATCGCGGCGCTGATCGTGGGGATCGTGCTGGGCTATCCGGTGGCCTTCACCATTTCCGGCATCGCGGTTCTGTTCGCCGGGATCGGTTGGCTGACCGGCGGTTTCGATGCGGCGCTGTTCGGCGCCATCGGGCAGCGTTTCTTCGGGGTGATGACCAACCGCACGCTGATCGCCATTCCGCTATTCGTGATGATGGGCGTGATCCTGCAACGATCCGGCATTGCCGAGCGGCTGCTGGAGACGATGGCGCGGATGTTCGGGCACCGGCGCGGCGGCCTTGGCATCTCGGTCGTGCTGGTCGGCGCGCTGCTGGCGGCCTCGACCGGGATTGTCGGGGCAACGGTAATCGCCATGGGGATGATCGCGCTGCCGACGATGATCCGCAACGGCTACGATGTGCCGCTGGCCTGCGGGACGGTCTGCACGGCGGGAACGCTGGGTCAGATCATCCCGCCCTCAACGCTGCTGATTATCCTGTCGGACGTGATGTCCTCGGCCTATCAGCAGGCGCAATATGCACAGGGAAAATTCTCCATCCAGACGATCTCCGTCGGGCAGACATTTGCGGCGGCGATGCTGCCGGGGCTGGCGATTGTGGGGATCTATCTGATCTATCTGATCGCGCGGGCATGGTTGCGCCCTCAGGACATGCCGCCAGTCATTGACGAGGCCGGACGTCCCGGCGCGGGCGAGATCATGGCCGCCGTGGTGCCGCCGATTGCGCTGATCGTGGCTGTTCTGGGCGCTATCCTTGGCGGGATCGCCACCCCGACGGAGGCCGGGGCGGTCGGTGCAGCCGGGGCGCTTCTGCTGGCCGGACGGCACGCCGGGATGCCGGCATGGCAGTTCTGGCTGGGCTTCTGCGCGCTGCTGGCACTGGCAATTGCGGCGGGCGTGGCCCCGGTGCGGCTGCAACGCAGCGACCTGACACAGACGCAGCAGATGCTGGGCTATCTTTACGCCGCACTCGCCCTGATCTCCATGCTGGTGCTGGCGCTTGCGGCCTGGCGGATCCGGCTGGGCGGAATGCTGAGCGCCGTGGTGACGGAGACCGCGACGGTCAGCGCGATGATCTTTGCCACGATCCTGATGGCAGGGATGTTCTCGCTGGTGTTCATCGGGCTGGGTGGCGAGGACCGGCTGGCCGATCTGCTGGAGCGGATGCCGGGCGGGCCGACCGGGGCGCTGCTGTTCACGATGGGGCTGATCTTCCTCCTCGGCTTCTTCCTCGATTTCGTGGAGATCTCCGTCATCCTGCTGCCGCTGGTGGTGCCGGTGCTGATCACCATGGGCCATGATCCGGTCTGGCTGGCGGTGCTGATCGCGATTAATCTGCAAACAAGCTTCCTGACCCCGCCTTTCGGCTTCTCGCTGTTCTATCTGCGCGGCGCGGCCCCGCCGGAGGTCACGACCGGCCAGATCTATCGCGGCGTCGCCCCGTTCCTGTTCCTGCAGGCATTGGCCGTGGCGGTCGTCTGGCTGATCCCGATCATCGCGACATGGCTGCCGGGGTGGCTTTATGGCTGA
- a CDS encoding LysR substrate-binding domain-containing protein, with product MDIPPLAALRVFDAASRQLSFTQAAETLGMTQAAVSYQIKLLEERLGGQLFLRNPKGLELTEMGRRYAGPTAEAFALLRDTYAGQNGQQETLAISTMMTVAGNWLSHRLGRFQMAHANLAVRLDTNDKLVDFNRQDIDVAIRKGRGSWDGMVSHKLFEARLTPMYSPALVEKYGPATRPEDVVDLPWLNNHDKNWDAWLVLAGVDELSCAPTRRFEMDSQLQLSRAAIAGEGIALLDPRFFRSELTTGALIQPFDLCWQDDLAYWVVYPHARRNRPMIKSFLRFVLNEAAAEDAANMPQQGAA from the coding sequence ATGGACATCCCGCCCCTCGCCGCCTTGCGCGTGTTCGACGCCGCCAGCCGACAGCTCAGCTTTACGCAGGCGGCGGAAACGCTCGGCATGACGCAGGCGGCGGTCAGCTATCAGATCAAGCTGCTGGAGGAACGGTTGGGCGGGCAGCTTTTCCTGCGCAACCCGAAAGGGCTGGAACTGACAGAGATGGGCCGCCGCTATGCCGGACCGACGGCGGAGGCGTTTGCGCTTCTGCGCGACACCTATGCCGGTCAGAACGGCCAGCAGGAAACGCTGGCGATCTCCACCATGATGACCGTCGCGGGCAACTGGCTGTCACACCGGCTGGGACGGTTCCAGATGGCGCATGCGAATCTGGCCGTTCGGCTGGACACGAATGACAAGCTGGTCGATTTCAACCGTCAGGACATCGACGTCGCCATCCGCAAGGGGCGTGGATCATGGGATGGAATGGTCAGTCACAAACTGTTCGAGGCCAGGCTGACGCCGATGTATTCCCCGGCTCTGGTCGAGAAATACGGCCCCGCCACCCGGCCCGAAGATGTGGTCGACCTGCCGTGGCTGAACAACCATGACAAGAACTGGGATGCGTGGCTTGTCCTTGCCGGGGTCGATGAACTGTCCTGCGCGCCCACAAGACGGTTCGAGATGGACAGCCAGCTTCAACTCAGCCGCGCGGCGATTGCCGGGGAAGGGATCGCGCTGCTCGACCCGCGTTTCTTCCGCAGCGAGTTGACGACGGGGGCACTGATCCAGCCCTTCGATCTGTGCTGGCAGGATGATCTGGCCTATTGGGTGGTCTACCCTCATGCGCGCCGCAACCGCCCGATGATCAAGTCGTTCCTGCGCTTCGTGCTGAACGAGGCGGCAGCGGAGGACGCGGCGAACATGCCGCAACAGGGCGCGGCATAG
- the hutG gene encoding formimidoylglutamase: MADLVAAPEWTGRSDPEDGPAALRLHHLAGAAGADVALLGFACDEGVRRNKGRPGAAEGPQALRMAMANLAAPTGWPGFADLGDVALSGTGLEAAQAMMAGQITGALATLERAVVLGGGHETAFASWTGLRSARQGRIGIINIDAHLDIRNAGESGPSSGTPFAQIRAAEPEGFDYLVLGLAAEGNTQALLDRARDWSVGIVPDRALQTGPDAALQAIEAICARNDHIYLTLDLDVLPHAAMSAVSAPAGRGVPLHVVEALIDAVFDAAPVVALADMVEFSPRLDPTGLSARTAALLGRRLLLGGKA, encoded by the coding sequence ATGGCTGATCTGGTCGCCGCCCCTGAATGGACCGGCCGCAGCGACCCGGAGGACGGGCCTGCGGCGCTGAGGCTGCATCATCTGGCAGGCGCAGCGGGGGCGGATGTCGCCCTGCTCGGCTTCGCCTGTGACGAGGGGGTGCGGCGCAACAAGGGCCGACCCGGCGCGGCAGAGGGACCGCAGGCGCTGCGCATGGCGATGGCCAACCTTGCCGCGCCGACCGGCTGGCCGGGTTTCGCCGATCTGGGCGATGTGGCGCTGAGCGGGACCGGGCTGGAGGCCGCGCAGGCGATGATGGCCGGTCAGATCACCGGGGCGCTGGCCACCCTTGAACGCGCCGTGGTTCTGGGCGGCGGCCATGAGACCGCATTCGCAAGCTGGACCGGGCTGCGATCCGCGCGGCAGGGGCGGATCGGGATCATCAATATCGACGCGCATCTGGACATCAGGAATGCGGGCGAGAGCGGCCCCTCCTCCGGCACGCCTTTCGCGCAGATCCGCGCGGCTGAGCCGGAGGGGTTCGATTACCTCGTGCTGGGTCTCGCGGCAGAGGGCAACACTCAGGCGCTTCTGGATCGCGCGCGTGACTGGTCAGTCGGCATCGTCCCCGACCGGGCGCTGCAAACCGGGCCGGATGCGGCGCTGCAAGCGATCGAAGCGATCTGTGCGCGCAACGACCATATCTATCTGACGCTCGATCTGGATGTGCTGCCGCATGCCGCCATGTCCGCCGTCAGCGCCCCCGCCGGGCGCGGCGTGCCGCTGCATGTGGTGGAGGCGCTGATTGACGCGGTTTTCGACGCAGCCCCGGTCGTCGCTCTGGCCGATATGGTGGAGTTCTCCCCGCGGCTGGACCCGACCGGCCTGTCCGCCCGAACCGCCGCCCTGCTGGGCCGCCGCCTGCTGCTGGGCGGCAAGGCGTGA
- a CDS encoding succinate dehydrogenase assembly factor 2, whose product METQETRLKRLRMRSWRRGMKEMDLILGPFADRKLADLPDELMAQYEQVMGENDQDLYRWIVARSRGDSEGPAEISAVLDVIAAAAFGHFAEDSEHFNNKPLDSRRS is encoded by the coding sequence ATGGAAACTCAGGAAACCCGTCTGAAACGGCTGCGGATGCGAAGCTGGCGGCGCGGGATGAAGGAAATGGACCTGATCCTTGGCCCGTTCGCGGACAGGAAGCTGGCCGATCTGCCGGACGAGTTGATGGCCCAGTATGAGCAGGTGATGGGCGAGAACGATCAGGATCTTTATCGCTGGATCGTCGCCCGCTCGCGCGGCGACAGCGAAGGCCCGGCGGAGATTTCGGCGGTGCTGGACGTGATCGCCGCCGCCGCCTTCGGGCATTTTGCCGAAGATAGCGAGCATTTTAACAATAAACCGCTGGATTCACGGCGGAGTTAA
- a CDS encoding UbiH/UbiF family hydroxylase, which yields MTKAAQTDILVSGGGIAGLTAAAAFAADGHQVICVDPAPPVTEEAAANSDLRTTAFLHPSIRLLERVGLWDRFAPHAMPLQVMRIIDAGGATPKARLVRDFNAADISDAPFGWNLPNWLLRREIVAHLAKQENVTFRPGKATIGLVARESEAVVTLSDGSSVSARLVVGADGRESVIRNALNIGVDTIRYGQKALAFAVTHEKPHENVSTEIHRSGGPFTLVPLPDRDGKPSSAVVWMERGPEVARLMSLDPPLFEAELNERSTGILGHLTPVTRLSAWPIISQIARRFTGPRTALIAEAAHVVPPIGAQGLNMSLADLSLLLDLSRSDPGSRESLDAFQRSRWREAKLRLTGIDLLNRASMIEARPLRDLRAAGLGAIYGIPPVRRLMMKAGLGVT from the coding sequence ATGACGAAGGCCGCGCAAACCGATATTCTTGTCTCCGGCGGCGGTATTGCCGGGCTGACGGCGGCGGCGGCCTTCGCGGCGGATGGCCATCAGGTGATCTGTGTCGATCCCGCCCCCCCGGTCACGGAGGAGGCGGCAGCGAATTCTGATCTGCGCACCACGGCCTTTCTGCATCCCTCGATCCGGCTTCTGGAGCGGGTCGGGCTGTGGGATCGCTTTGCCCCACATGCGATGCCGTTGCAGGTCATGCGGATCATCGACGCGGGCGGGGCGACGCCGAAAGCCCGGCTGGTGCGCGATTTCAACGCCGCCGATATTTCGGACGCGCCCTTCGGCTGGAACCTGCCCAACTGGCTGCTGCGGCGCGAGATCGTGGCGCATCTGGCGAAGCAGGAGAATGTGACCTTCCGCCCCGGCAAGGCAACGATCGGGCTGGTCGCGCGCGAAAGCGAGGCGGTCGTGACGCTGTCAGATGGCAGCAGCGTCTCTGCACGGCTGGTGGTCGGTGCGGATGGCCGCGAATCCGTCATACGGAACGCGCTGAATATCGGTGTCGACACGATCCGTTACGGGCAAAAGGCGCTGGCCTTTGCGGTGACGCATGAAAAGCCGCACGAAAATGTCTCGACCGAAATCCATCGCTCCGGCGGGCCGTTCACGCTGGTCCCGCTGCCGGATCGCGACGGCAAGCCCTCCTCCGCCGTGGTCTGGATGGAGCGCGGGCCGGAGGTTGCGCGGCTGATGTCGCTGGACCCTCCGCTTTTCGAGGCGGAGCTGAACGAACGCTCCACCGGCATTCTGGGCCATCTGACCCCGGTCACACGGCTGAGCGCATGGCCGATCATCAGCCAGATCGCGCGGCGCTTTACCGGGCCGCGCACCGCCCTGATTGCCGAGGCCGCGCATGTCGTGCCGCCCATCGGGGCGCAAGGGCTGAATATGAGCCTTGCCGATCTGTCGCTGCTGCTGGATCTGTCGCGGAGCGATCCGGGCAGCCGGGAAAGCCTCGACGCGTTTCAGCGCAGCCGCTGGCGGGAGGCGAAGCTGCGGCTGACCGGCATCGACCTGCTGAACCGCGCCAGCATGATCGAGGCGCGCCCGCTGCGCGATCTGCGCGCGGCTGGTCTGGGCGCGATCTACGGCATCCCGCCGGTGCGACGGCTGATGATGAAGGCGGGTCTGGGCGTTACCTGA